Proteins from a genomic interval of Channa argus isolate prfri chromosome 11, Channa argus male v1.0, whole genome shotgun sequence:
- the krt1-c5 gene encoding keratin, type 1, gene c5 gives MASTLSVRSYSVRQPSFSSMSVRDSGRSIRSKPAVSPLSTVSTLSLSRSLSVGNGLNLLGSSFSLNGLSVGASEKETMRGLNDRLANYLDKVRTLERSNAELEVKIKELMLERSPKGHDIEGMMAQAHAIGQEVRKKTLENARIMLEIDNAKLAADDFRVKWEAEATLCQSVERDCQALKRAKSDHDQIIATLRGDLESLKEELYFLKKNHDEEMSCLKARLANEQVNVEVDAAQGPDLGALMAELRVQYEGIARKNKEETEAWYLKKLEAVQSEVKENNEALRCAQSELGERRRFLQALEVELDNLRKQVGVLEGNLGETGHKYSVEIDGLQAMLTQLEDELSQLRLDMQRNKTDYEQLLRIKQNLEMEIATYRRLLEGEEMVKETPPPPKKDPDVRTRKIVKVVTQTMINGKVVDESSEVEQIEERKK, from the exons ATGGCCTCCACCCTCTCTGTGCGCAGCTACTCTGTACGCCAGCCCTCCTTCTCCAGCATGTCTGTGAGGGACAGTGGGCGCAGCATCCGCTCCAAGCCTGCAGTCTCCCCACTGTCCACTGTCAGCACCTtgtctctgtctcgctctctctcagTGGGAAATGGCCTCAACTTGCTGGGATCCAGCTTCTCCCTCAATGGCCTCAGTGTGGGTGCCAGTGAGAAGGAGACCATGCGAGGTCTGAATGACCGGCTGGCCAACTACTTGGACAAGGTGCGCACGCTAGAGAGGTCCAATGCTGAACTGGAGGTGAAGATCAAGGAGCTCATGCTGGAGAGGAGTCCAAAAGGGCATGACATTGAGGGGATGATGGCCCAGGCACATGCCATTGGTCAAGAG GTGAGAAAGAAGACACTGGAGAACGCCCGTATCATGTTGGAGATTGATAATGCCAAGCTGGCAGCCGATGACTTCAGGGTCAA atgGGAGGCGGAGGCCACCTTGTGCCAGTCAGTGGAGAGGGACTGTCAGGCTCTGAAGAGAGCAAAGTCTGACCATGACCAGATCATTGCCACTCTGCGAGGAGATCTAGAGAGTCTGAAGGAGGAGCTTTATTTCCTCAAGAAAAATCACGATGAG GAGATGAGCTGCCTCAAGGCACGTCTGGCTAATGAGCAGGTAAATGTAGAGGTGGATGCAGCTCAGGGTCCTGATCTGGGAGCCCTAATGGCTGAGCTGAGAGTTCAGTATGAAGGTATCGCTCGGAAGAACAAGGAGGAGACTGAGGCCTGGTACCTCAAGAAG TTGGAAGCAGTGCAGTCAGAGGTCAAGGAGAACAATGAGGCTTTACGTTGTGCCCAAAGTGAGCTCGGCGAGAGGCGACGTTTTCTGCAGGCTCTTGAGGTCGAGCTCGACAATCTTCGCAAACAG GTTGGTGTATTGGAAGGAAACCTGGGAGAAACGGGGCACAAGTACTCTGTGGAAATAGATGGTCTTCAGGCCATGCTTACCCAGCTCGAGGATGAGCTGTCTCAGCTGCGTTTGGACATGCAGCGCAACAAGACCGACTATGAACAGCTGCTGCGCATCAAACAGAACCTGGAGATGGAGATCGCCACCTACAGGAGGCTGCTGGAAGGAGAGGAAAT GGTGAAAGAAACACCTCCACCTCCCAAAA AGGATCCTGATGTAAGAACCAGGAAGATTGTAAAAGTTGTCACCCAGACCATGATCAATGGCAAGGTGGTGGATGAGTCCAGTGAGGTGGAACAGATAGAGGAGCGCAAAAAATGA